The following nucleotide sequence is from Anopheles stephensi strain Indian chromosome 3, UCI_ANSTEP_V1.0, whole genome shotgun sequence.
CAACCGGTACCAGCGTCGTGCGCACAAACGGATCAATTCGCACAAACTCCAGCTGCACATCTGACGCCTCAAATGCCTTCCACTGGCCATCGCTAGCACGCGTTTCGATCTCGATCGTGTAAACCACCGGATCGGTCACGGTGTACGAGGACGGTGGCTGCGATTCGCCCTCCTTGTGGTGGCTCACCGACCGAGCCCGGATCACTCCGTTCTCTCCAAACACCCACTTGCTAATGGCCATCGCGACATCCTGATTGCCGGAACGGGCGTAATGTTTACCGCCGGCCTGTGCACGCTGCACCGGCGACAGGAACGCCTCATCCGAGAAGAAGAACAATGAGCCGGAAAACACAACGCGAGCGTTGTTACGTGCCTGCAGAGCCGCAATCAGAAGCGTTCCCTTGCCAACCGCATGCGGGTACTCCTTGATGGGTGCATCCGGCACATAGCTGTACGCGGAACTGTCCGCCGTCAGCAGCTGTAGCACGAGTGGATTTTCACGGTCGGCCAACAGACCGGTTCCACGGTACAGCAGCGGAGCGACGGACGAACGGCTTCCAACGATGATGCTCGAATCGATGAGATTGTCAGGTGAAGCTACAATCGTCGTGTGATCACCGGCATCGGACACGTCATAGTTCAGATGATCGATAACGGCCGCCTTCTCCTCGTCCACCTCGAACCCACACTCGGAGGCAAGCTCACGCAGCGGATCACCCGACGTGGTACTTCCGGCCACCAGCACATTGCCTCCATTGTCGATAAACTCCGTAATTGCTTCCACGCTCAGCGAACCACCAAACTCCTCCACGGACGGGGCAAACAGGATGAGATGCTGGTACAGAAACTCACCATACTTCGACAGAACAAGCCCGGCGTCATCGGCTAGCTTGTAGGTGAGCTTGTACCCACGTTCCTGGAGCGATTTGAAGAAGATGGAATGGGTTTCCCGGATGGCCAAGTTGTCCAGCAGCACCAACGTTTCACCCGGTTCCGCTACCGCCACCGTGGGGGTGCCGATAAACAGggcaaacagcaaaaatcCCGTAATTCCGACGACCGACCGGTTCGACATGTTGGCACAATTTCTTCGATTTTTTAATCTCACCAGCCCACCTTGACACGCCATCTGACAGCTTGTATTGCACAGTGGGTTAGCCGGGCGTGACGATTTCCAAAAGGCCTTTCTgggatttattttacttttcaaaGAATCGATATTTGAAGTAGGACTGTGTGTTATTATATCATACTAAaaaatcaagttttttttccaataaaatggTTCATTTTTTAGCTTAAATGAAGcttagattttattttatttttttatgttttagttCTATCAACACCACATCAACAGGTACTGTCCCACTGTGCATTGCTATTCACTTCAAACACCAACGCGAACAGCTTGCTGTCAAAATATTGAATACAAAATATAGAACCTTCAATGTACGCCAAAACCGTGCCGACCGAGGAAATTCTTTTTCTTAGTGGTAAACAAATCGTTCTTTTTGTGCTTTACATTGTTTTTCCCGCCAGTCGAAACCCGTGCCCATCCGATTCCGATGCAGGTTGATCTCCCGCAACCCGGCCACCGTGTGCAGTTTCGATTCATTTTCACTTCCGCTCCACGTCCGACGACTGTGGGCGCTGGAAGCAATTCGGGCATGAAATACCTTCACGTTTCAAGCGGCCCAGCCGGGCAATAGATAGTGTTGGATGCAGTGTGCTGCAGCGTACCGATGTAGAACGATAGCCGAACCGGCCAAGCATATGCATTATGTGGAGAAAAACGGAACACGGCAGTGAATTCTGCTCTAGTTTTCAGTGAAAGGTTCGCTAGCGCaaactgcagcagcaacatcaaccgCACTCCAAGCAGCAGGGAGGGTGTGTTGAAAAGGCGGCACTGCTGGAAAACTGGATTTTCTGCTTTTTCTGCTCTCCGTTGCGTTCTTTTGTGCGTTGGTAAGAAAAGCTGAGCGTTTCATGCATCGTCCCGCTTCCGTCTGCTTTGCATTTTCTGCAGGTTACTTCAGTTTCTTTTCGACGTACACTGTTCCGGCTGTTGTACTAAGCGCATCATCGAAGGGGAAAGCTACGGCCAGCGGAAGCGGATCGCAAGCGTACGAGACGGTGCTTTCCCGCAGAGCTACCGAACGATCATGTTTACGGAGAAGATTTTTGACAATCTCGGCGTGGATATGATAACCAGCAATGATTCGGAAGAATCGATGGAGAAGTTTGCGGGCAGCATCGGCAGCAGTGTGAGTGCAATCGCAACGAAACGGTGTCTTTACACATTCCAACGGGCAACAGTTCCTAATGCAATGCACTTTCATTGTAGAAGTATCAGTCGGTGATAACGGACCTCGGGAAGGCTTTGCTGCAGGCGGCCCGTACTGGCAACACACCGAAGGTGCTCGATTTGATGGGCCGTGGTGCACCGTTTACTGCGGACTGGGTAAGGCATTTAGCATAGCGTCGTACTGTGCCTGTTACTGCTACTAAATCTGCTCGCATTACTTACCTTAGTTGGGCACTACACCACTGCATTTGGCGGCACGATTCAACCACATCGAAACGTGCAGAGCACTACTGCGGGCCGGCATAAGCAAGGATTCAAAAACCAAGGTGGACCGAACGCCTTTGCATATGGCCGCTTACCATGGTAACATCGAGATCGTTGAACTGTTGCTAAGCAACAAATGTGAAGTCGATGCAAAGGATTTGGTACGTAAAGGAATCAAGCATTTCCATGGCGACATCCAGTAATGTGGCCATTTGAAACTGTCGTTTTTTCCTTGCAGTTAAAAATGACTCCTCTACATTGGGCGGTGGAAAAGCGGCACGACAAGGTGGTAGAAATGTTGCTACAGCACGGTGCGGATCCGAACGCGCTCTCCAAGTTTGACAAATCTCCAATAGTGCTCGCCAAAACCTCCAAACAGATGGAACTGGTGCGGATACTGAAGTTGGCGAACGAGTTACGGGCTGCCAGCAACGAGCAAGTGGGGGTATGTTGGATTGATCACGATCTTGTTACCTTCGCAATGGAAAGCATGATTGTTGCATTAATTTACAGGTGAAAGAGGCAACGGATAGCCTTATGCACGAACTGCAACAACACAAGGAACGGCATCTTGATGGCCAGAGCGCGATTGGCAACGAAAACGACGAGATAGAGGATAACATTACGATGGAACTGAGTAACGATAGTAACACCAACCTGTCCGACCACTCCGATCAcgaacaccaccaacaccccCTGGACGATACGTACCATCTCATCGAGAAGGAGGACAGTCTGAGCGATGCCATAGCGAACCTGGAGCAGAGTACGGAGGCTGATCCGAAAAATCTCGACTCGTCCACACTGCAGATGCTCAAGGAGCACGGGATCGCCTTTATGCCGGCGGACGAAGGTGGTAGCGTGATAACGTCCGCCATCAAGAGCGGCCGGAAAATCGTGCTTTCCGAGGCGGGCAAGTACGCGCTGAAGGAGACGAGAAATCTTCACactcaacaacagcagcatcagcagcatcaacagcagcatcagcagcatcaacagcagcagcagcaacaacaacaccacctaCAAAAGCAAACGTTTCATCCAACCACGTCCATCCATGGCGCCAACATCACGCACACGAAAACGAAGACAatcaaaattatcaaaaaGCAATCGTCCTCATCGCACCTGCACCATTCGCACCTTCACCATCACGTGCATCAGTCCGGCACGACCGGTGCCACACCGACGATAAAGACGAACAAGGTGATCAAGATCCTTTCGCCGGAAGAGTTTAAGCAGATTTGTGGCGGCGAGGTCGGTGGCATTAAGCGAGTGTCTTCGTCCGAGTACAAGAAAGCGGTAGCGTCCAGCTCTGTGAGGTAAGTCACATCCCATCTAACTTACGTCGGTTATTTGACTTGTCTGATTTTCCCCCCTTCGCCAGAGTTCCTATCGGTGGTCGTTCCCATGTGATACCGTCGTCCGGTGGTAGCATGGGCCCGAAACCAATCAGCAAAATCGTTATGACAAAATCCGGCCAACGGTTTCCGGTCGTGGGGAATGCGGCGAAAACGGTCGGTGACTTTGTGCAGACCAAAATGGGTGTTAGCAGCAGCGGTAGCAGCGGGATCGGCATGGCGAACGGACTGTCGGCGAGCGGCCACAACCGGCACATCATCACCTCGGCCGATGGTGTGAAACGAATCCGGACGGCAGCCGGTATGGAAATCATATCCGCCCTACCGACCAAACTGCCCCAGGATACGGTAGTGTCCGTTGAATCGTCCACGGCGCCTCGGGTAGGTGCCGTAATTCATCGTGTCGCATCGCTAGCCAATCCCAGCTCCGTCCCATCCAAGGCTATCTCCTCCGCTTCGAAGACCGCGAGCGGGAACCTAGTGGTCGACGCACACGACCGGCAGCTGCTCGAGCTGAAAAAGCTTATCGACGACCTGCGGAAACAGTTCGAACTGTCGCAGAAACAGAACGAGGAGTATCGGGCCCGGGTGGATAAGCTCGAGAAGGAGGTGCAAAcgctgaagcagcagcagcagcgttccgGTGACGGTGCGGCGACCGGGGCCAGCTTAGTCGAGATCCTGTAGATCCGGTACTCACAGACACAGTACGTAACGCTGCTACGTGATGTATGGCGCTTCCTTGACACAAAACTACCTTTTAGGAATGTAACGGCGCGTGCATATGGCGTGTGCGTGCGCCCTTTATTGTTAAGCGTTATAACCGTTCGTGCATGTTGCGAACCGCCGGGGTGTTGATGCCCATGTGCGCAGAGCATTTCTTGCTGCTATCTGATACAACCGTACCGTGTGCTGCTCGGTTTGTTTCGGATCCTTCGTTCTCATTGCCCATCTCCCTTTCCCTTTAAAATATCAACGACAACGGCCATTTCTACTGAACAGTTCCGAAAGATCCATCGAATCTCTGCAacgaatgcttttttttgtcaacaCCATAGTGCCACTTTTCGGTGTAAAATTCACTACCAGATAACAGAGAGAGCTCAGTGAGAAACGGAAACCGAccacaaaacgaaacgaaatccGCAAACAGCATATAGCAAGGCAGACAAGTGTAAAGCATTTATAGTGTGTTCGAACGCGTCGCATCCGCCGTGCGGCCGGTTATAATAGAGGTAAGGTCAGATAATTAAGGTGTCAGCAATATGGCAAACAGTGTATCGCGAATGCGAATGCGAATGGGGGAAATCGTTGCTCATAATAATGTATAaaattgttggttttttttttaattaaaatagccATATAGGGAAAAGGTCTACAGCCGGGGGCCGGTAACAAACCGAAGCTGAAACTTCACTAAACCTGAATTTCGTCCCAGCACCACTCGTTTGAGACCGTTGAGAAGTCTTCTAACAGGGCCATTTAAGTCATCTACTTTCCGCTTTTTCTATGTTTCCCATATTTACAAAACTACTTACTTAACAAAACGGGTTGAATTGAtgcatttttccttccctctGTTCTTTGTTGTGCTTTGGGGCGAAACATTATTATTGTGTGATTAACCAGAACCAGAATTATTAGGCGAcgaattagaaaaaaaaagcggaaacGGAAATTTAAGAGAGAGTTTTGGGTTAAAGTTTTGTTATTGCGAAATTTGGCGGATGTACAGAGAACCGGCAGGAGGTGctaaaagggggaaaaaggaTAATAGAGCGTATCCGAGCAGCAGCCGTAAGCAATATCATCGAGATGGAAACCATCTCTGCGCGTGTGGACGCTTAAGTTTAAGCTTGTTTGTACATATAGAGTAAGTAAAACGCTACGAGTGTATAACAAAAAACCAGCCGCCTTACTTTAAAGTGTTCTGAGCCACGGATTGAATGTGACAAAGTGGGGGAGCCATTTTTCCCGGTGCTAAGAAGACCGAATCGACCGAAGGAGGGACTCACCTTTCGGAGAGTGCAGGTGGTGGCCTCACACGTGCCCCAACACTCGCACACAAATGGCGTTGGCGCTAGAATGTAAACGAATAAAACAGATGCATTTCATTTTcacttttctctctcgctcgctcgctttttgttgctgtattTATCGTTCTGTTTGCATTGTTACATTTTAGTTTCCCCCTACACACCGGTATGCTTCTTCACCCAATCTCTGAAAGCGGTAACGCGGGCGAATGCAGCCGGGAAACCACGCTCGCAGCCCAAGGCATGACCGAAGCTAACCACACCGACCAGCGTCTTGTCTTCGGCCAGCACCAGCGGACCACCGGAGTCACCGTTGCAGGGCGATTCCTTCTCATCACCGCGCGCACACAGGGTCGTCTTGCGCACCACCAGCGGGCTGAACGTTTTCTGGCACTCGGCATTCGTGATGACCTTAAGCGTGGCGTACTGCAGGTCCTGCGACACCGGTCCACCGGTTTCCATCAAACCCCAGCCGCTAACCACGACCGATTCCCCGGCAAAGTCATCGTTTCCAGTCGGCAGCCGGACGGGCTGCACATTCTCGTTGAACTCAACCTTCTGCGGAAGCTTCACCAGCGCCACATCGTTCGCCACAAACAGGGGGTTGTATTTCTCGTGCTTGAAGAACTCGGTCGACTCCAGCACCAGCCCACCGTCGAACTCAACCGTGCCGAGATGAACTTCCACCGATTTGGCCAGCTGTACGCAGTGGCCCGCCGTCAGGACCCACTCTTCGTTCAGCAGCGAACCACCGCACAGCGCACGCTGACCGTTGCCAACGTTCAAGGTAAGTCGCACCTGGTACGGGAACTGGCCGAGCGTAGCCGCTTCACCGTTCACCACACGTAGCCCGGGCGCGGCCTGGGCGAGGGCGACCGAAGCCACCAGCAGTAGAGCCACCGACACGGATTGCATTTTGCGATTCCTTACTAGTTGATCCTCGTCGATGGAGGATGTGCGAACGAATTATGCCGTCCATTGGGGTTTGTGCTTTCGTTTTTATAATCGACTTATCGGTTGATAAGACGGTTGGAGACGCGGTTGGGCTACCGCTAGAAGCGCGTTGTAGATTATGCCGAGACAGTGTTGAAGTAGTGCAGACTCTCGTTGCTCGGTAGCACTTGAAGTACTTTGTTTATTGTCCATTGACCCAACATAGAGGGGTTGGAATAGCCGGGAAAATTACATCTTCTAGAGTACTGCATAATGTAGTCAAGTGTCTACATGCGTTTTTGCTTGCTGCAGGCTCTTCAATTTTACCGGAAATCATTTTGCACTGCTTGGATTCACGTTGCAAATCTTTCAGAGGGTAAATTGTACAATCCGCTTAACCATAACTAGCTTGTTTGGTTCTGTTCAGACTCACTAATGCAATCCAGCTAATTCCAATCGATTCTAGTCGTTCATTCatcaattgaaaacaaaaattcatcTAAAATTGCTATTCCGATTAATCATCCGCATGATGTGACACTTGAGGAACGGGTTCGTTAAAATCCCGCCAATCCTGAGTGTCTGGAATCTTAATGAATCGATTGTGGGTTGTAATGGGTTGTAATGGGTTGTAATGGGTTTCCAGGTGCTTGCCAATAAGCCAACAAATCCTCGTATTAACAGATACTGCAACCTCATAAACTTCAACAAGGCATTTAGAGAATAGCAATCAAATGCTCTTGTAGCTACTCGTTTTTTTAAGGAATTGTGCTCAAAATAACATATATTTTCATACATTACACTTTTAAGAATTGTTCCTGTTAAatcattttgtattttttttttttcgtaaaacATTGCTGAAAAGCTGTCTTCTCAGCTGCAATGAATCTGAAACCACGTGTTTTTTCAAACGGCGCATTTTATTGCAGCGCCATCTAGTGGGAAATGCACGTAACTAGCGTATAGCTCTCCTACAGGGTTCGTAGCGTACAATCAATTTCAAAACCAAACGGAATACTATTAGGTTCGTTTGGTcaacgagttttttttttattttatattatccAGTTTAGAAAAACTGAGATAATccactttttttaaacatcCACTTACCCTGATTGTTGTAGGCACTAAAACGTCGAGAGtctttttttgccattttggCTTCCtaggcttgattttacccgcttGATAGACAGTCTGATAGTCGACTTACCATAAGGTATACATCTAAGCCAGAAAAAAGATGCtttacatgtttttttttctatgtatCGCCAACCAAAGCTCTATCCCATGTTGGAGGGCTACCATTTCCAAGGGCAGTATTTACAAAATTAATGGGAGAAAATACAGCTTCGTTGAATAATCAGTACAGAAATGATAGATTGATCGACTAGAAGTAAACTTAATTGAAGGCTTCTGTTCTTGGTAATCATTTTCTTCAAATCTTACCAAATCCGCCTATTCAGatattttctttaaatcaTTAGTTCtcttacaaaaaaacaatattataTCAATTTTGATGTTCTAGCCAATTCTTGAAGGACAATTTAGCCAAATGATGCTTGGCCTGTCCGAAAAACTTATGTAAGATTCCAATATTGCTGATGCAATAATTGTAAAGTTGTTACACACCTATTTTCCACATGGAGACTAAAATAGAAACTATTTCCCATGGTTAGTCCTACAGTGGATACGATAATACCCTTATGgcaaattttattatattttttacaattctGATTGTAATTTTTTCATACTTGAACTGATtgactttttatttattttgtgtgATAAGTATATTTAACTTgttaaagaaaatgaaattatgagTCATCGGAAaatagaaggaaaataaagagTTTAGTTATTAATTAAAGGAAATCttgtaattttctttaatattttttgaaaacaattttataCAGTATTTCCGTACAAAAGACCCCCTCTGTGTAACCGATTTAAAACATAATCGAGGCTTTTTTTAGATTGTACTCCAAATTATACTTCTATTGTTTCTTTATAAATAATCATACTAATTAAACCTCTCCTCTTATCGTATTTTTGATTATAGTAATAATATTGACTATTTCAATCTACTACTTATCGTAATGAGTTTCAAATCAACTATCTCACTCTTTTCTAGCAATCGCCACCAATAAACAATCGTCaatacacaaaacaaatacTCACACGCTATCTGTTCCGGTGTCCGGCAGTAAACACACTTGCAACGATGACGTCGAACACGCACCTTATCCGGTTTCGTGCGCAGCATTAGCGGTGAACGCGCTGTGAACCACTCGTCTACGCTAGGCATGTTGCGCATTATCTTGGCTGCCCATTCACTAAACTCGAACCGGGCATGCATACAATCTCCCACCTGGTCCAATTCGCGTGGGAATTTCCCAACCGTCTGCGCACGCATGCTTTAACACGATGTCCGCACACACGGCACACCGACTCATTCATGATTCTCGGAACGGCAGCGGCTTCGAGTGTGCCAAATCGAAAGCATATCAAAACAAGTAAGTGGTGGGGTAACAAGTGTGCGGCCAGAGTGTCTAGATGTAGTGGTGTGGAAAATGCCTTCACTAAGGAAATGCCTTACGCTTCCCGCCAAAACGAGTGCAAAGTGTGTTGGATTGTTGAGAGAGATTTAAAGGGTTTGCTGTGATGGTAATGAGACAGTGTTAACTTTTGAatgtataaattattatttgaaATTCAACAGAGTTTAATATAATAAATTTATATATAAAAACACTAGAAAATACAGTATTCTAGCGCAATCTCTTCGTGCTGGTAAAAACGAAAAGTAATGTGAAGCACTGAAATAAACGACCAGCAAACAGCGTGTCGGAATTAACCTACAGTGCAtgtctatttttatcaataCTAGAGGCGTATGGTGAGAGTGGCTGTTTTATGATCTTGGGTAAGGTTGAGTTTATTGATTTTGAGCGTTTTAGAGCAGGAGTCTCTGATCATCTCGGTACAAGGGTCGTCCGACTTCGATGGTTGAGGTCGATCAAggttaaatattaatttagtttaaaataatcCTGATGAGATAGCTCGTGAATAAATCAAGTAAGTCTTTgaatttattcataaagaacggcctggccgtattgcttaccTCTtttgttgacaatacggcttcaagccttcataattaaaaataaataaataaataaatacccttTTTTGGTATTCAATTTAAATGTAATGCtcaattttccattatttttccCAACTAAAGATTTCTGATGTATTCCATCACACtatcattattttaattacttttgaATTCTATTGTTAAACTATTTCCTCTTTAAATCATAAATCGATGGACTAGGAAAATGAATAGGAAATTATAATTTGAAGCGCCTAATTAAGATTTTTTAtgcctggtcgtattgctaGAGCGTCAAGTTAAGATAATATAATAGAAAATGGCCTCGAGCAacaatttataataaataaaaaaatcaaaacagtttattttatttatgcttCTTTAATATGTTGTCTATATCGGCTTctatttattgcattttctgccattttttttaaatacctcTGTTAAGAAAATATGTTATCCCAATGTGGATCGATTATTTTCAAAAAGCtttacataaattttaatggtacaaaaaattcattttatttactaaaaaacaacaaaaagctcAGCTCAAGTTTTAAAcattaaaaccaaaaaaaaaaacatttgcttcTTTGTATGATCTAGTGATCATAAAAACCGCTCGTCACTGTACGCAATCCTGCAGCGAGCAGCGCGAGAAGGACcccgataaaacaaaaaaaacaattgagAAGCgaaagaagacaagaaaaacCCCGATCGAAGCAAAAACGGAAACCACGATCGCACAGACACGGACCCCAAGGGCAAGGGATGGCCGTGGTAAGACGACGTGGAAATAATTGTCCGATGAGtcatcacgcactggcactggcCTGCATTGGCTGGCCGTCTTTTGACTTGCGTCTTCTTGAAAAAAGCCACCGCAAAAGACGCTCACGGGGCAGGAAGAAGAGCGCACACAACAACAAGTTGTTGAGtgttttgtctctctctctttcgcatcGCGGTTCTGCTtctgttcgctctctctctctctctctctctcgctcttagCTCTCATCTCGTGCGCCTTTTGCTAACAAACTCAAATgggagataaataaaaaagtccCAGCCTACCGCGAGCATAGCTCAACATGCAGTACAAGCAGGATGGAAATAGCAACAAACCGATGCTGCTGCCAAAGGGAAGTATGATGTCAGAACGTGGTCCGTGCTTGTGTGACCGTGTTCTGCGGAGAAAAGCCATCTTCAGGCCGGGTTCGTGTTGCAACGTGTTTCTGCTTATCGTTACCCCCGGGGCCTTCTATGCCACCCTCACCCTAACGCATCTTCTTCGCTCGGTGCAGTTAGAATGCACATTCCCTTGCATCGCTCTCGAAAGGCAGACAGGCGCATTCGTGTCCCGGcaacctgttttttttttgtcgcaacccgtccgattccgattccgagcaGAGAAGAATAGAATACGGCCCGACGGTTTGTCCTTGGCGCATAGACCGACGGGGACGCTTTCGATTTGTACTCGGCAGCACGTTCTCCTCTTGACGTTCGGCTGGAATTCGGCCGTTATCCGGTCATCCGGAGAAGTCGACCATGTGGCGCTAGCCGTTGGCGATAAGACGTTTTCTGCTTTGCAGGCTGAGCGTTACGGAAAAAAGTACGcgtacaacaaacaaatacgaaCCATTATCACTAtctaaataaaagcaaacgacagcaacatttttatttttcatatttgtaGTTCTTCTAGCAACAGCAGGGACTAGGGCGTACTTCGAgataaaaaacatatttttttaaatattagatTACGATTGGAAAACTTTGTTTTTGAAATTTCCTGGGAAAAATGTTACATTTTTCTATTTAATTAGGAAGGAATTTTTTATATGACAATATAATAAATGTATACAGCAAGACATCTCCGTAACTTAATTCGAACGTACAGTTTTGCTGCATTGCAAATCAATTGCAAACCAAAATGCGGCACAAAGGTCAAAAACCTCCGGCTCCAACACGCCGTTTGCTCCACGCGCTTTTTGCTCGGGTGTGCCAAAAAAGGGTGCAATCGCAAAAAGCATGTTGTCTGTCCTGTCGCACACgcataattaatattattgttattCAACCTTCAACATCGCTGACAAATTGTGCTTAAAAAAAGGGATTCTTTCAAATTGGTTTACCTTCCGGAACCGGATTCTAAGGCCTGAAAGTATACGTGCTAAATAAAAGCTTTTGGTGCGACAAATCGAGGGTGAGAGGGGTGGGACAGGGTGGAGATTGGGGGTATATGGTAAAGATTAGCGACCACCCCGTACAATACACCCACTGATCGCCGGTACGCGAAGGTGTAAATTTTATTCCTAACAGTACGGTACGCCTTTTGCCGACAGGCCTAATTGGGACTCAAAGCAcacttttgatttttttttctattttgttgTAATTTACAAAACTGCACCTGATTTCTTGAATAGTCTCCTTGACCGTACTAGCTGGGGCcctaaaataaatagaaaccAGAAGAGTATTATTCCAAAAGTTGAACGTTAACTttcatattttgtttttaacttcaacaaataaattgaaagatcaaccgagctcacccgggataaggtgccctttcacggtttggtgaaggaaatgtctccaaactattgtgaattgtattaattttgtAACTTAgatttaagcaatacggccaggccgttttttatgaataaaaaataaatcaataaattgaaagagatgttttttttgtataaaataaaaaaagattgtAGATTTTCatgaaaatatgttaataaaGTTAGTTCAGTTTGGTAAGTATGAAACGGACAATATGTTTCTAAATAATGTTGATTTATTTGATACAACACTTATTCTTGATTTTCTACGAGCAACTTGGACTACATCACTGCGGCTTTTCCACGTGTGTATAAGGAAGTCTGGTAATTAACTTTAGGCTTTTGAAGATATTGGGACAGTAACTACGGTTGGAGGACCTCTCTAAATTTAAATGACATAAATTTTAGCTTGTTAGATTTGTAACCAGTTTTGATGAAATTTCACCGCTAATAATTCCGCTAATTCCATCTTCCAAACGATCGTATACGTTCGTCTCGAAGCTTCCATAAAGTTAGTTCAGTTTGGTAAGTATGAAACGGACAATATGTTTCTAAATAATGTTGATTTATTTGATACAACACTTATTCTTGATTTTCTACGAGCAACTTGGACTACATCACTGCGGCTTTTCCACGTGTGTATAAGGAAGTCTGGTAATTAACTTTAGGCTTTTGAAGATATTGGGACAGTAACTAC
It contains:
- the LOC118509549 gene encoding collagenase-like — protein: MQSVSVALLLVASVALAQAAPGLRVVNGEAATLGQFPYQVRLTLNVGNGQRALCGGSLLNEEWVLTAGHCVQLAKSVEVHLGTVEFDGGLVLESTEFFKHEKYNPLFVANDVALVKLPQKVEFNENVQPVRLPTGNDDFAGESVVVSGWGLMETGGPVSQDLQYATLKVITNAECQKTFSPLVVRKTTLCARGDEKESPCNGDSGGPLVLAEDKTLVGVVSFGHALGCERGFPAAFARVTAFRDWVKKHTGV
- the LOC118509548 gene encoding dolichyl-diphosphooligosaccharide--protein glycosyltransferase 48 kDa subunit-like, giving the protein MSNRSVVGITGFLLFALFIGTPTVAVAEPGETLVLLDNLAIRETHSIFFKSLQERGYKLTYKLADDAGLVLSKYGEFLYQHLILFAPSVEEFGGSLSVEAITEFIDNGGNVLVAGSTTSGDPLRELASECGFEVDEEKAAVIDHLNYDVSDAGDHTTIVASPDNLIDSSIIVGSRSSVAPLLYRGTGLLADRENPLVLQLLTADSSAYSYVPDAPIKEYPHAVGKGTLLIAALQARNNARVVFSGSLFFFSDEAFLSPVQRAQAGGKHYARSGNQDVAMAISKWVFGENGVIRARSVSHHKEGESQPPSSYTVTDPVVYTIEIETRASDGQWKAFEASDVQLEFVRIDPFVRTTLVPVGGGKYEARFRIPDVYGVYQFKVNYDRIGYTHLYSTTQVSVRPLTHTQYERFIPSAYPYYASAFSMVVGMFLFSFLFLHFKDDGSKPTVRPANEKKAQ
- the LOC118509546 gene encoding inversin-A-like translates to MFTEKIFDNLGVDMITSNDSEESMEKFAGSIGSSKYQSVITDLGKALLQAARTGNTPKVLDLMGRGAPFTADWLGTTPLHLAARFNHIETCRALLRAGISKDSKTKVDRTPLHMAAYHGNIEIVELLLSNKCEVDAKDLLKMTPLHWAVEKRHDKVVEMLLQHGADPNALSKFDKSPIVLAKTSKQMELVRILKLANELRAASNEQVGVKEATDSLMHELQQHKERHLDGQSAIGNENDEIEDNITMELSNDSNTNLSDHSDHEHHQHPLDDTYHLIEKEDSLSDAIANLEQSTEADPKNLDSSTLQMLKEHGIAFMPADEGGSVITSAIKSGRKIVLSEAGKYALKETRNLHTQQQQHQQHQQQHQQHQQQQQQQQHHLQKQTFHPTTSIHGANITHTKTKTIKIIKKQSSSSHLHHSHLHHHVHQSGTTGATPTIKTNKVIKILSPEEFKQICGGEVGGIKRVSSSEYKKAVASSSVRVPIGGRSHVIPSSGGSMGPKPISKIVMTKSGQRFPVVGNAAKTVGDFVQTKMGVSSSGSSGIGMANGLSASGHNRHIITSADGVKRIRTAAGMEIISALPTKLPQDTVVSVESSTAPRVGAVIHRVASLANPSSVPSKAISSASKTASGNLVVDAHDRQLLELKKLIDDLRKQFELSQKQNEEYRARVDKLEKEVQTLKQQQQRSGDGAATGASLVEIL